Proteins encoded by one window of Girardinichthys multiradiatus isolate DD_20200921_A chromosome 14, DD_fGirMul_XY1, whole genome shotgun sequence:
- the coro1b gene encoding coronin-1B has product MSFRRGVVRQSKFRHVFAQAWKAEQCLDDVRVSRVTWDGPLCAVNPKFIAVIIEAGGGGAFLVVPISKSGRIDQSCPTVCGHAAPVLDVQWCPHDDNIIASASEDCTVKVWQIPDGGLTTPMTDAIVTLEGHSKRVGILAWHPCAFNILLTAGCDNVVCVWNVGTGELVYQLLDAHPDLIYSVNWNKDGSAVCTVCKDKALRIIDPRRGAVLKVREKVHDGTRPMRAVFLTDGKILTTGFSRMSERQLALWDTKDLSEPMAVQEMDTSNGVLLPFYDPDTNMVYLCGKGDCTIRYFEVTDESPYVHFLSLYSSKEPQRGAGFLCKRGVDVNKCEIARFYKLHERKVEPISMTVPRKSDLFQGDLYPDTAGPEPALLSDEWIAGQDAPPLLVSLSRGYAAPPSKHRDTLRSKPKLSSQDSGAEVATVTVTTAAPSTTTPTSATKEEEEETPLPRVTTRETDGNTERPRREDELLSELLAEMKALRAVVLAQNQRIELLERQLARIEDGDV; this is encoded by the exons ATGTCTTTCCGTAGAGGCGTGGTCCGGCAAAGTAAATTCCGCCATGTTTTCGCTCAGGCCTGGAAGGCTGAGCAGTGCCTCGACGACGTCAGAGTGTCCCGGGTGACGTGGGACGGCCCCCTCTGCGCGGTCAACCCCAAGTTTATTGCGGTCATCATCGAAGCGGGCGGAGGAGGGGCCTTCCTCGTTGTTCCGATCAGCAAG aGCGGCAGAATTGACCAGTCTTGCCCCACAGTCTGCGGACACGCGGCGCCCGTGTTGGACGTCCAGTGGTGTCCTCATGATGACAACATCATTGCAAGTGCCTCAGAGGACTGCACAGTGAAG GTGTGGCAGATTCCCGATGGTGGGTTGACCACCCCGATGACTGATGCCATTGTCACCCTGGAGGGCCACAGTAAAAGAGTGGGAATCCTGGCTTGGCACCCGTGTGCCTTCAACATCCTATTAACTGCAG GCTGCGATAATGTGGTTTGTGTGTGGAATGTGGGCACGGGTGAGCTTGTGTACCAGCTCCTTGACGCCCACCCGGACCTGATCTACAGTGTCAACTGGAACAAGGATGGCAGCGCCGTATGTACTGTGTGCAAGGACAAGGCCCTGCGCATCATCGACCCACGCAGGGGCGCTGTGCTGAAG GTTAGAGAGAAGGTCCATGATGGTACGAGGCCCATGAGAGCTGTGTTCCTCACTGACGGAAAAATCCTGACCACAGGCTTCAGCCGTATGAGCGAAAGGCAGCTCGCTTTGTGGGACACA AAAGATCTCTCTGAGCCAATGGCTGTGCAAGAAATGGATACAAGTAATGGAGTTCTTCTTCCCTTTTATGACCCTGACACAAACATGGTCTACCTCTGTGGAAAG gGGGACTGCACCATTCGGTATTTTGAAGTGACAGACGAGTCGCCGTATGTTCACTTCCTCAGTTTATACAGCAGCAAGGAGCCTCAGAGAGGCGCAGGATTTCTTTGTAAAAGAGGTGTAGATGTCAACAAGTGTGAAATTGCCAG GTTCTATAAGCTGCATGAAAGGAAAGTGGAACCCATTTCTATGACTGTACCACGCAAA TCAGATCTTTTCCAGGGGGACCTTTACCCAGACACTGCAGGCCCGGAGCCGGCTCTGCTGTCAGACGAATGGATCGCAGGGCAGGACGCACCGCCTCTGCTCGTCTCTCTGAGCAGAGGGTACGCGGCCCCTCCATCTAAGCACAGAGACACCCTCAGAAGCAAGCCCAAGCTAAGCTCTCAGGATTCTGGAGCTGAGGTTGCCACAGTAACAGTAACAACAGCAGCCCCTTCCACAACTACACCTACCTCTGCCACcaaggaagaggaagaagagacgCCGCTGCCACGAGTGACCACAAGGGAGACAGATGGAAATACTGAGAGGCCAAGGAGAGAG gATGAATTGCTGAGTGAATTGTTAGCAGAGATGAAGGCCTTACGGGCCGTCGTCCTCGCTCAGAACCAGCGGATTGAACTGCTGGAAAGGCAGTTAGCCCGGATTGAAGATGGTGACGTGTGA
- the si:ch211-119e14.1 gene encoding uncharacterized protein si:ch211-119e14.1, giving the protein MQRKMSSSISMVLPLFLTLIILIVLLIFLYKKLNRDADGEYTIRRIVYKEGGVRDWVRGAALAVETHLGVQLWPHGDDAGEEMQDVHDEEGEVEASDNQQGSDTDGEDEQEEDSVDHSGSTKEKEGDKSSVESSEAGEQDRLINNKPEVKEEVEDKSKEKKEEEEQEKGKVEASGGTGLLIDLNQFSGSAIWSEEEGGEGQGHDVTAL; this is encoded by the exons ATGCAAAG GAAAATGTCATCCTCCATTTCAATGGTGCTGCCTCTTTTTCTCACCCTGATTATCCTAATTGTCCTGCTGATTTTCTTGTACAAGAAATTGAACAGGGACGCAGATGGCGAATATACAATCCGGCGCATAGTATACAAGGAAGGTGGGGTCAGGGATTGGGTGAGAGGGGCAGCATTAGCTGTGGAAACACATCTAGGCGTCCAGCTGTGGCCTCACGGTGATGATGCAGGGGAAGAGATGCAGGACGTTCATGATGAGGAGGGCGAAGTGGAGGCTAGTGATAACCAGCAGGGGAGTGACACGGATGGAGAGGATGAACAAGAGGAGGATAGTGTGGACCACTCTGGTAGCACAAAGGAGAAAGAAGGGGATAAATCAAGTGTGGAGAGTTCAGAGGCAGGAGAGCAAGATAGGTTGATTAATAATAAACCAGAGGtaaaggaggaggtggaggataAAAGCAAGGAaaagaaggaggaagaggaacaaGAAAAAGGTAAAGTAGAAGCAAGTGGTGGGACTGGATTGTTGATAGACCTAAATCAGTTCTCTGGAAGTGCTATCTGGTCTGAAGAGGAAGGAGGTGAGGGTCAGGGCCATGATGTGACTGCACTGTGA
- the dtx4a gene encoding E3 ubiquitin-protein ligase DTX4a, protein MLLASAVVVWEWLNEHGRWRPYSPAVCHHIEAVIRTDPRSGSVVLGQVDLRLSLYIIDLQSMHQFRQDTGTLRPVRRSFYDLASAPGQGWLWEWENDAGSWTPYDTEVGIAIQAARDRQQPWLDLTPLGFCYLIDFESMTQINGQTQRCRRIQRRSDLAYPLVSGPLPKSHHAWGPASIPGYGGLLGVDVSGVGMGMRMSSSGTGNGSAYPSGALPASAITSLGQPCACQQCMLVLSLKAGTMSTAHTLGRRPPQTKPPSPKLSSYPIPGSSYSLTLPRPPSLSSRSLSPHRISGLGATGGYNVTGMGGTGGLGVIGAGGVGSNTFGFGNNFTHSLSLLGPATAALSISSTRPPPPPLPPPPPPPPPPSTAPMSAAIPPPQTSASSPLSVSCLVPTQPTQAPALISTAASTCTPSPSARVLGPVSSSGAAACAAPLPPRSSLAGLSRPALQRIAMAQSRALIASGVPTVPVKNLNGSSPVHPALAGITGILMSAAGLPVCLTRPPKLVLHPPPVSKSDIKPVPGLGHCCRKTTKKQARKGKTPEEVVKRYLHKVRNPPEEDCTICMEALAGPSGYKGPGVGGISRAESVGRLAQCGHQYHLQCLVAMYNNGNKDGSLQCPTCKTIYGVKTGNQPPGKMEYHVIPHSLPGHPDCKTIRIIYNIPPGIQGPEHPNPGKPFTARGFPRHCYLPDSEKGRKVLRLLLVAWDRRLIFSVGTSSTTGESDTVIWNEVHHKTEFGSNLTGHGYPDLGHLDNVLEELRAQGITEEECLPRD, encoded by the exons ATGTTATTAGCATCCGCCGTGGTGGTATGGGAATGGCTGAACGAGCACGGACGCTGGCGGCCGTACAGCCCGGCTGTCTGTCACCACATCGAGGCAGTCATCCGGACCGACCCGCGGAGTGGTAGCGTGGTCCTCGGCCAGGTGGACCTTCGCCTCTCGCTCTACATCATCGATTTACAATCCATGCACCAATTCCGACAAGACACAG GTACCCTTCGACCTGTACGACGTAGCTTCTACGATCTCGCCTCAGCACCAGGCCAAGGTTGGTTGTGGGAGTGGGAGAACGACGCTGGCAGTTGGACCCCGTACGACACAGAGGTGGGGATCGCCATCCAGGCAGCTCGTGACCGTCAGCAGCCCTGGCTGGACTTGACGCCGCTGGGGTTTTGCTACCTGATTGACTTTGAAAGCATGACCCAAATCAATGGGCAGACACAGCGCTGCCGACGAATTCAGAGACGCTCCGATTTAGCATACCCGCTGGTGTCCGGACCCTTACCCAAGTCCCACCACGCATGGGGACCTGCATCTATACCTGGCTATGGAGGACTGCTCGGTGTTGACGTCTCCGGTGTAGGCATGGGGATGAGGATGAGCAGTAGTGGGACTGGAAATGGGAGCGCCTACCCAAGCGGGGCACTTCCTGCTTCAGCCATCACTTCTTTAGGACAACCCTGTGCCTGTCAGCAGTGTATGTTGGTGCTAAGTCTCAAAGCAGGAACGATGTCTACTGCCCACACTCTGGGTCGAAGACCTCCACAGACTAAGCCACCCAGTCCCAAATTAAGCAGTTACCCCATCCCAGGAAGTTCTTATTCTCTGACTCTCCCACGACCCCCATCGCTGTCATCAAGATCTCTTTCTCCTCACAGGATTTCAGGACTTGGGGCGACTGGTGGTTACAATGTAACTGGTATGGGAGGTACAGGAGGGCTGGGTGTTATTGGTGCTGGTGGTGTTGGCAGTAACACTTTTGGGTTTGGAAATAACTTCACACACTCGCTTTCCCTGCTGGGGCCAGCTACTGCCGCTCTCTCCATATCATCCACAcgtccccctcctcctcctctcccaccccctcctccaccacctccgcCACCCTCTACAGCTCCCATGTCGGCTGCCATCCCTCCACCTCAAACCTCAGCTTCCTCCCCCCTCTCGGTTTCCTGTTTGGTCCCCACGCAGCCAACTCAAGCCCCAGCTCTCATTTCCACAGCCGCCTCCACCTGCACGCCGTCGCCGTCTGCCCGTGTTCTCGGTCCAGTGTCTTCATCGGGTGCTGCTGCCTGTGCGGCCCCCTTGCCGCCACGGTCTAGCCTCGCCGGTCTGAGCCGTCCTGCCTTGCAGCGTATCGCCATGGCTCAGTCGCGAGCACTTATTGCCTCTGG AGTACCAACAGTTCCAGTAAAGAACCTGAATGGATCCAGCCCAGTGCATCCTGCCCTGGCAG GTATTACAGGCATCCTGATGAGTGCAGCGGGACTTCCTGTCTGCCTCACCCGCCCTCCTAAGCTGGTACTCCATCCCCCACCTGTCAGCAAGAGTGACATCAAACCTGTGCCTGGTTTGGGCCACTGCTGCCGCAAGACCACAAAAAAGCAGGCCCGGAAAG GCAAGACACCAGAGGAAGTGGTGAAGCGTTACCTTCATAAAGTCCGTAATCCTCCAGAAGAA GACTGCACCATCTGCATGGAGGCCCTGGCAGGACCTTCGGGTTACAAGGGCCCCGGCGTTGGTGGCATCTCTAGGGCCGAGTCGGTGGGCCGCCTGGCGCAGTGTGGTCACCAGTACCACCTCCAGTGCCTTGTCGCCATGTACAACAATGGCAACAAGGATGGCAGCCTGCAGTGCCCCACTTGCAAGACCATATATGGGGTCAAGACAGGCAATCAGCCCCCAGGCAAGATGGAGTACCACGTCATCCCCCACTCGCTGCCAGGACATCCTGACTGCAAAACCATCCGCATAATCTACAACATCCCTCCTGGCATCCAG GGCCCTGAACACCCAAATCCAGGAAAACCATTCACAGCACGTGGATTCCCCAGACACTGTTATCTCCCTGACAGTGAGAAAGGTCGCAAG GTACTTAGACTGCTTCTGGTAGCGTGGGACCGCAGGCTCATTTTCTCTGTGGGCACATCCAGCACAACTGGCGAGTCTGACACAGTGATCTGGAACGAGGTGCACCACAAGACCGAGTTTGGATCCAACCTCACGGGCCATGGCTACCCCGACCTGGGCCACCTGGACAATGTGCTGGAGGAATTGAGGGCTCAGGGCATCACTGAGGAAGAGTGTCTACCTAGAGACTGA